The genomic region GGCAAAGGGCAGCTCTACCCCCTGGCTCTCGGCAAATTGGAGAATGTAACGGTCTTCGGGCACCTCGACGGTGAATATGCGCCCGGTTTGACGATGGTGGATGGTGACGGTGTAGGTGCGGGCCATGGGATGGGGCAGGCTTAGCCGGTAACGTGGGTGCGAATGATTGGGAGGGGCGGGGCGATCGCCCCGGCAACCCTGCTATGCTCTCACGAAACAATTCCCCTGGGGCAAAGGGGCGGGGTTTTGTCCTAGAAACGGCCCCAGAAACTGCCATTACCTCTGTTCTCCAGTTCCATTGTTTGCTACGATAGCCTTTCAGCGGTGATATACCGCCCCTGGAGAGATGGCCGAGCGGTTGAAGGCGCAGCACTGGAAATGCTGTTTAGGGGTGACTCTAACGAGGGTTCGAATCCCTCTCTCTCCGTATTTATTGACTCACAGCCGGTCTGATAGATGGGCTTAGCTGGTTTACTGGGGTAAATCCAAAGGCTAGGGCCACTGCCCGGTGTTGGCGGGTACTGCACTGCGGCGCTTGGCCTGGCGACGCTGGCTGGCCAAGCGCTCTAGGCTGAGGGAAATTACTCCCAGGGTGACTAAAATAACTCCCATCCACTGAATAAATAGCAGAGCCGATTTTTCGCCTGGAGTGATCAAGTAGGCCAAAATTGCGGTCACCACCGGCCCACTGGCTGCCACAATCGACGCCTGGGATGCCCCGAGCAGCTTCACCCCGTAGTTGTTAAACAGATAGCCCAGCAGGGTCAGCAGCCCCAACAGTCCGGCACCGATGTATAGCCCCAGGGGGCGGGTGGGCTCGCCGGGGTCGAGACCAAAGAAAGACCCCACGATTAAAATCAGGCTGGTAAGAATAAAAATGGTCGAAAACTGAAGCAGGCTCACGGGCACCGGGTGCAGTCGCTTGAAGCACAGCTGCATAGATACCAAAAAGAGGGCAAAGGCTATGCTGGCCAGCAGCGCCGCCCCTACCCCCCACAGCGATACGCTGTCGCCGCTGAGGTCGCTATAGATGCGGGGCAGGGCGGTGAATACAATGCCCATGCTGATGGCGAACATGACCACCAGGCGCAGGGGGGTAGGGCGATCGCCAAACAAAAACCAGGCCAGCGGCACCGTGATCAGGGGATACATAAACAGCAGCGTCACTGCTACGCCGGGGCCGACATCGGCAATCGCCTTGTAGATCAGCACCTGGGACAAAAACAGGAACCCGCCGCTGGCAATGACCTGTACCAGGGGACGGCGATCGGCGCTTTGAAAAATCTGGCGTAAATCCCTGCCTACGTGGGGATAAATGCGGGGGGCTACCAGGGCCAGGAGGGGCACCACCACGACCATCCGCAGCCACAGCAGCAGCAGCGAGCTGGGAATGGTCAAGGGCAGCACCGCCGCCACAGGAATTTGCCCCAGCAGCAGCGCCCCGTAGCCAATCACCCCCACAATTACGTTGTGCAGCGACAGCGCCAGGGTCGAGAGCACCACCATCAGCAGCCCCAGCTGAAGATCCGGCAAGGCTGATGGGGAGCTGGTCTCCAGGGCGGTAGCCTCTGGAGCGCCAGGCGACAAAGGCTCCTGGGGGCTGGTCTTTGACCGAGGCTGCCGGAGAGGTTGGGGGGGCTGGGCCGTGGCATAGCCCAGGCGGGCGTGACTGGGGGGCGCGGCGGCCTCCCCGGGCTGGGCTGGGCTGGGCTGAGGCCCGCGATTGGGGTTGGGGGGCAGTGCTGGCCCAGCTGAGGTGCCGCTGGGCGCTGGAGCCAGGGGGCTGTAGCCGGTTCGGGCTGGGGCGGTCACCATCTGGCTTTGCAGCTGCTGGCTGAGCCGGGCGACCAGAGCCTCTAGGATGGCTTCTCCCTGTTGTTCAACGCTCTGCATGCGGTTGAGCTGTTGGGAGATGCTGCTCTGGTAGCTGGTCAGATCGTGCTGTAGGGAGGCTAGGGTGCTGTGGAGCGTGGCATCGAGGGCGGCCAGGCGCTGGCTGGCGTTGGTCAGAGGCGGAATGGCTGCCTCGTAGGGGGCAGCCTGGAGGGTGTTGGGCTGGGCGGTGGTCAGGGCGGTTTCTAGCCGTCCCTGCAGGTGGGTGGCCAGGGCGATCGCCAGGCGTTTAGCCCAGGCCTGCTGCTGGGCAATTTGCTGCTGACTCAAGCCTTCTGCGTAGGTAGTTTGCAGCTGCCGGTGCTGGGCCTGAAGGGATTCAAAATCCCCCTCTAGGGCTTCAATATCGGCCATCAGCCGCTGCTTTTTGGCCTGGAGTTGGGCGATGTCTTCGGAGAGGTAGCCTGCGATCTGGTGGCGGAGGGTCTCTAGGTCGTGGCCTAAGACTCGCAAAATGGCCTCAGCCGATTGGGGTTCAGGCTGGGCGAGGTTGGCATCGGGTAGATGGTCAGAGGGCCCCATGGGTGTGTCTCTCAGGGTGCGGTCATTGGTGCGATCGATCGGCGGCTATCCGGGCGGCCCCGGCGCGAATGCTAGTATTGTGCTCAAAAAATTCAAAAAGATCTCTAGTAACGTCAGATTTAGAATGGCTCGGCTTCGCCCAACGCTGCAATCCCTCGGTGATTTTTTAACGGCCAGGCTATCTAAACGCATCGCCTACTGGGTATTTGTAAGCATTGTTGTGATCGAGGGGGTGATTTTAGTGCCCTCGGTGATGCGGCGGGAGCGGGAGCTGCTCAACTACCTGCGCGCCCTCTCCACCGCCCAGGCCTTTGGTCGGCTGGACGAGGCCACCCTGGCCACCCTCGAAGACCGCATGCTGATCGACTATCTCCAGGCCATTCAAACTAACCGGGTGATACTCGGCGGGGCAATCTACGATTTGGCTGGTACCCAGGTGGGTGGTTTTGGCGAGATGCCCCAGCTTACCCTGGCGGAGAGTCAGCGGCGCGCTATGGCCGGGCGCTACTTTCGTCGTCAGCAGCGCTACGACGCCCCCTGGGACATGCCGCCCCTGCGCGATCGCTACGTGCTGATCGTGCGCCACGATGCCCGCGGGGTGCAGCGAGAGTTCTTCGCCTTTATCGGTCGCATCGTCGGGCTGGTGGTGATCATCTCGGTGTTTGTGACCGGAGCGACCCTAGTGGTACTGCGGCAGCTGGTGATTACGCCCATTATGCTGCTGCGGCAGGATCTCACCACCGCAGGCCGGGCCATTGGTGACGACAGTGATACCCAGAGCCTGGCCTTTGCCTCGTTGCCCTACGCCCGCGCCGACGAACTGGGGGACGTGATTGCCGCCTTCGAGCAGATGTTTGGGCAGATTACCGCCGCTGTAGCGACCCGCAAGCAGAGCGAAATGCGGTTTCGCACCTTGGTAGAGCAGGCGGCGGACGCATTTTTTGTCGTCGATGGGGCGGGGCAAATTGTGGATGTCAACCGCAACGCCTGCGACAGTTTGGGCTACAGTCGCGAGGATTTGCTTCAGCGGTCGGTGAGCGACATTCAAACTACCCACAGCCAGGCTGACTTTGCGGCGCTTTGGCAGCGGCTCAGGCCGGGACAGCCCCAAACCCTGGAGGGCTGGCACCAGCGCCAGGACGGCAGCAGCTTTCCGGTGGAGGTGCGGCTAGGGCTGCTAATTTTGGGGGAGGAACGCTACGGGCTAGCGCTGGCCCGGGACATCAGCGATCGCAAAGTTGCCGCTGCGGCCCAGGCCCGGCTGGCCGAAATCGGTGAACTGGCCGCCATGATCGTCCATGAGGTGCGCAACCCGCTCAATACGGTGCTGCTGGGGTTGAACTCCTTCCGCTCCCTGGAGTTGCCCGAGCGCTTTCAAACCCGCCTCAGCCTGGCCCTAGAAGAGTCAGAACGGCTGCAGAAGCTGCTCAACGGCATTTTGATGTACGCTCGAGAGCCGACGTTGACCCTAGAGTCTCTGGAGATCAACGGTCTTGTCGAGCACCTTGCCACCGCCCTGGGGCACGATCGGGGCGAATCGCCACCGCTGCGGGTCACCACTCTGCCCTACCCCGTGATGGTGAAGGGCGATCGCGACCAGCTCAAGCAGGTGTTTATCAATCTCGTTGCCAATGCCCAGGAGGCTGACCCAGCGGGCGCTGTCACCTGGGTGGTGCAGCCCCCAACCCCAGGCCAGGTAACCGTCACTATTCACAACGGCGGCGCACCGATCGCACCGGAACTGCTGCCCAGGCTCACCCAGCCCTTTTTCACCACGAAGCCCTCGGGCAATGGTCTCGGCCTAGCTATTACAAAGCGCATCGTAGAAGCCCATCGAGGGCAGCTGACGATAACCTCAACTGCGGCGGGGACGGCGGTCATGGTCACTCTGCCCCTGGCGATCGCTCGCCTTTCCCCGCAGGGGCAAGCTATTGTCCAGCGGCCCTCTGTCGATCGGCCCTCTGTCGATCGGCCCTCTAAAAGGCGTCCAGATCGAGAGCCTTAGAGCCACCCTCTTCGATCAACAGCAAAATCTTGCCCAGCTGCGACCAAATCAGTAGACCAATGAGCACCGTCATGGGCGCTCCCAGGGCGTAGGCCGCCTTAGCCGAAAAGCCAAACAGCTGAATACCCGAGGCCAAAAAGACGCAGACTCCGGCACAGATGCCGAAAAAGGGAATTTGCAGCTGGGGGCCGCGCAGAGTGGCCAAAATACGGGTTGAGCGGTTGCTGTTCCATTCGTTGACCGACTGCTGCAGGGCCGTACTAAAGGCATAGCCTGAAGTCACAGCGGCGAGAAAACCGGCAAAAAATAAAACGTAGGGCGGTTGTGGGTACACGGGTTTAGAAAAAACGAAACAATACTTCACTTTTAGATTACAGGGGAGCGCTGTTCCGCACAATGGCCAAACCTGGCGGCCCCAGGGCTAGGAGCGCAGCACCTGACGCAGGTCGCCAACAACAGGTACCAACTGCTCTGCCCGCTCCAGGGAATAGCTGGCCAATGCGCCCCAGGCCACCCCCAGCACGCGCTCAAGGGAAATGTCATCCTTAACCAGCGACCACAGCCGCTGCACCTCCTGGGTGTGCAGTCGGTCATCCTCCGTCAGGGCCAGCACAATCATCTGGCGCAGGTGGACCCCCTCCTCGGACATCAGATAGCGAATGCCCATTCCTGCGGTGGGCAGCAGGTCAAAGCCGGTGTCTCCCTGGGCGATCGCCAGCATGTTTTCCAGCCGCTGCCACTGGAGCTGGCCGTCCTGAAACAGCACCTCCAGCAGCCGCTGACGCAGGGCCGGGGTTTCTCCTACCAGCAGACGGCGGGCCACGTAGGGGTAGGCCACGTTGATGATCTTAAAATTGGGGTTGAGGCTGAGGGCCAGACCCTCCTGGGTGACAAGGGAGCGAATGATCAGGGCAAACTTGGCCGGTACCCGAAAGGGATACTCGTACATCAGCTCCGAAAACTGATCGGTGATGGTCTTAAAGTTAAAGTCTCCTACCCTGGCCCCCAGCGCCCCCCCCAGCACGCGCTGAAGGGCGGGAATGATCGGGCCCAGGTCAGTTTCAGGCGTCAAAAAGCCCAGCTTGACAAAATCTCTGCCCAGGCTGTCAAAGTCTTGGTTGATCAGGTGGACAACCGCGTCCACCAGGGTCTCTTTTGTGACCTGGTCAAGCTGATCCATCATGCCGAAGTCGATGTAGGCCATGCGGCCATCGGCGAGGGCAAACAGGTTGCCGGGGTGGGGGTCGGCGTGGAAAAACCCAAACTCGAGCAGCTGACGCAGCCCTGCCGTAACGCCGATTTCAATCAGTTGATCGGGATCTAGGTTGTCCTGCTTGAGCGATTCTGTATCGGTCAGCTTGCAGCCGTCGATCCACTCTAGGGTGAGCACCCGCTGACTACAGTAGGGCCAGTAGATAACGGGAACCTTGACGGTCGGGTCATCTTTAAAGTTGGCGGCAAATCGCTCAGCGTTGCGGCCCTCGTTGAGGTAGTCAATTTCCTCAAATAGCTTGGTGCCAAACTCATCCACAATCAGGGTGAGGTCGTGGCCCAGGTTGAGGGGCAAAAAATTCCCCAGCCATTGGGCGGCCCACCGCATCAGGTAGAGGTCGCGGCACAGCACCGGCCGCAGGTAGGGGCGCTGCACTTTGACGGCCACCTCTTCCCCGGTAAACAGGCGTCCTCGATAGACCTGCCCCAAACTGGCGGCGGCTACTGGTAGAGGGGATAGGTGGCTAAAAATTTCTTCTGGGCTGTAGCTGAGCTCTGCTTCTACGATGGCCATCGCCTCGTCGGTGGGAAAGGGTGGCAGCTGGTCTTGCAGCTTAGTGAGCTCGTCGAGAAAGTCTTGGCGCACCAGGTCGGGGCGGGTGGAGAGCGCCTGGCCTACCTTAATGAAGGTTGGCCCCAAGTTGGTCAGCACCTGGCGCAGCTGCACAGCCCGACGAGGGCGATTTTGCTCCTCGCGACCGAGCCACTGATCTAGCTGAAGACCCAGCACGAACGTGCCCAGCCACCACGAAATTTGTAGAATTCTCCAGGCCAGGGTGCCCAATCGCCAGCGAAAGTAGCGGGCGATCGCCGCTGCATCATAGGTGCCTGTAAAAGCCGGATCTGTCGCTACCACTGTGCCACCTGCCCCTTACATTACTGTGCGGTGCTGTCCTAGCGGTGGGGCCATCGCTGGTCAAGGGCTGCCGACAAAGGGCTGTAAGGCTCGTAGCGGCAGGCGGCGATCGAGAACCCCGGAGCTGGGTTAATCTACCTTAAATATAGTATAGAAAACTACAAACAACCTTGGCTGATTGATTGAGCTAGGGGAGCGGCTCAGCGCTGCTTCCGACGTAGTATTTGCGGTACCTGGTCACAGGGCTAGCAGTACTGCGCGGCCTTGAGTTCTACCTGAGTTAAGACGGCCCGCAGGGTTTGCACCACCTGCTCTTGGGCTGCCGCCGTCAGTTCCGGAAACATGGGCAGTGACAGCACCTGGTGGGCAGCGGCTTCTGCGTTGGGCAGAGCGCCGAGTTGGTAGCCCAGGCTGCGGTAGACAGGCTGTAAGTGCAGCGGCAGGGGGTAATACACCATGCAGATGACGCCAGCCTCGCGCATAAGCTGCTGTACCTGGTTGCGCTCCTGGCCCTTGGCGGTGGCCTGGGGTAGGCGCAGGGTGTACTGGTTCCACACCGATCGCCCAAAGGTCACAGGCAGCGGCCGCACGACTTCAGGCACCGGAGCTAGCAGGCTGTGGTAGCGATCGGCCACCTGCGATCGCTGCTGGTTCCAGCGATCGAGGTGGCGCAGTTTGATTGCCAAAATTGCCGCCTGAACCGAGTCGAGGCGGCTGTTAACGCCGATGGCTTCGTGGTGGTACTTCACCCGACTGCCGTGCTCTGTCAGCATGCGGGCGGTGGCGGCTAGGGCCTCGTCGTTGGTGGTCAGGGCACCGCCGTCGCCGCAGCCCCCCAGGTTTTTAGTGGGAAAAAAGCTAAAGCAGCCCACCTGTCCCACGCGGCCCACCTGCTGCCCCATCCACTCGGCTCCGGTGGCCTGGGCGCAGTCTTCAATCACCGTCAGGTCGTGGCGAGCGGCTAAATCCATGATCGGCCCCATATCCACAGGCCGCCCAAACAGGTGTACGGGCATGATGGCCCGGGTGCGATCGCTAACAGCGGCCTCAATGCTGGCCACGTCTATATTGAAGGTGTCGAGGTCAATATCCACAAACACTGGCGTTGCCCCCACGGCGCTAATCGCTTCCGCCGTGGCAATAAAGGTAAAGGGCGAAGTGATCACCTCGTCGCCGGGGCCAATGTTTAAAGCTCGCAGGGCCAGATAAAGCGCATCGGTACCCGAGTTGCACACAATGCAGTGCTCAGTGCCTACATAATCTCCAAAAGCCTGGGCAAAGGTTTCGACAACCGGTCCATTGATGTATTGGCCAGAGGCCAGCACCTCAGCCACCGCAGCATTTACATCGGATTGAATTGTTCGAAACTGCTCCGTAAGATCAACAGGAGGAATTACACTCACTCGCTCACACTCACCTAGTGGATAGGCCTAGTTTACCCTACCCCACGGCTGCATCGGGTGCGTCAAGTGCCACCTACGGGCGATTGCCACCCCTTCTATTTCTAACCCATGGCCCTGTGGCCCAGGAGTTTTCCGTGCCCAATCTCTCTACTCTTCCTGAGGGTTCCTCTCCCCCCGCTGCCGATCACCCTCGCTGGATGCAGCGCTGCCTCGAACTGGCTCGCCTCGCCGCCGGTCAAACGGCACCCAATCCGATGGTGGGGTGCGTCGTATGGCAGCAGGGCCTGGTCGTCGGAGAAGGCTTTCACCCCGGTGCTGGGCAGTCTCACGCTGAAGTGTTTGCCCTAGCTCAGGCAGGATCCAAGGCCTCAGGGGCAACCCTCTACGTCAACCTAGAGCCCTGCAATCACACCGGACGGACTCCCCCCTGCACCGAGGCGGTAATCCGAGCCGGGATTCGTCAGGTCGTCGTCGGCATGGTTGACCCCGATCCCAGGGTGTCGGGTTCCGGCATTGAGCGGCTCCGCCAGGCCGGTCTGGATGTAGTCGTTGGCGTTGAACAAGATGCCTGCCAACAGCTCAACGAGGCTTTTGTGCAGCGGATAACCCGCCAGCGCCCCCTGGGCTTGCTGAAGTACGCCATGACCCTAGACGGTAAGAGCGCCGCCGTCGGTGGCCATAGTGCCTGGATTACCGGATCCACAGCTCGCGCCGCTGTACACCAACTGCGCTCTACCTGCGATGCCGTGGTTGTAGGCGGCAGTACCGTTCGCCACGACAACCCCCGTTTAACCAGCCATGGCCACAGCTCCCACAACCCTCTGCGGGTCGTCATGAGCCGTCGCCTCGAACTTCCTCGTGAGGCCAACCTATGGCGCACGGAAGACGCTCCGACTGCGGTATTTACCGGGCCTGAGGCAGACCCAGCCTGTCGCCAGATTTTAGTAGCCCAGGGCGTCGAGGTGATCTCGCTGCCGATTCTTACCCCTCGGCTGGTCACCGAGCATCTCTACCAACGCGGCTGCGCAACGGTGCTGTGGGAATGCGGCGGCATTCTGGCAGCTCAGGCTATTCAAGATGGAGTAATCGATAAACTTTGGGCGTTTGTAGCCCCCAAGTTGGTCGGGGGAGTCGCAGCTCCTAGCCCCATTGGCGATCTAGGCATCCACCGTATGGATTTAGCCCTCCCGTTGAAGCACACCACCTGGCGTAGCCTAGGCGATGACCTACTGCTGGAGGGCTATTTAGACCTCCAGCCCAAAGAGCGAGTGAGCCCGGCTTCCAGCGCTTAGGTCAGGCTGCCGTAGAGCGGTCATCGACCAGCTGCCTCCGTACTTCAGCTGCTTGAGTGCTAGGGATAAATTCGCACTAGTCGAGGAATATCGTAGGTCAGCTCGCGGTGGCGCATGAAGGCATCGAGCACGAGCCGCAGATCCTCCTTGCCGCGAAAGGATTCTACCCGCTGACACACCTCGCCCTGCTCAAACATCAGCAGGGTCGGCAAACTTGAGAGGCGGTAGGCATTGGCCAACCGTAAGTTTTCGTCGGCATTGACATCGACTAGCTTGATATGGCCTTCCCACTCGGCCTGAAAACTCTGTAGAACTGGGGTAATGAGCTTGCAGAGCCCACACCACGGAGCCCAAAAATGAACCAGTACGGGGAGATCTGACTCAAGTACGGTTGTTCTAAACGCGGCTTCGCCAACAGACATCGGCATCTATAGGTCAATAAAGGAGTTTAACTAACTGGCCAGGCGGACTCTCCGGGAGAACCACTGGACAAAAATAAACCTGTCGAAATCAGCGGAAAATATGCAGTTGCTATCGGGATCATTGTAGACCAGTTGAGAATGGAAGTTAATGGGCAGGAACAGGGATTGTGCCAGATCCCTAA from Nodosilinea sp. PGN35 harbors:
- a CDS encoding DegT/DnrJ/EryC1/StrS family aminotransferase yields the protein MSVIPPVDLTEQFRTIQSDVNAAVAEVLASGQYINGPVVETFAQAFGDYVGTEHCIVCNSGTDALYLALRALNIGPGDEVITSPFTFIATAEAISAVGATPVFVDIDLDTFNIDVASIEAAVSDRTRAIMPVHLFGRPVDMGPIMDLAARHDLTVIEDCAQATGAEWMGQQVGRVGQVGCFSFFPTKNLGGCGDGGALTTNDEALAATARMLTEHGSRVKYHHEAIGVNSRLDSVQAAILAIKLRHLDRWNQQRSQVADRYHSLLAPVPEVVRPLPVTFGRSVWNQYTLRLPQATAKGQERNQVQQLMREAGVICMVYYPLPLHLQPVYRSLGYQLGALPNAEAAAHQVLSLPMFPELTAAAQEQVVQTLRAVLTQVELKAAQYC
- the ribD gene encoding bifunctional diaminohydroxyphosphoribosylaminopyrimidine deaminase/5-amino-6-(5-phosphoribosylamino)uracil reductase RibD — its product is MPNLSTLPEGSSPPAADHPRWMQRCLELARLAAGQTAPNPMVGCVVWQQGLVVGEGFHPGAGQSHAEVFALAQAGSKASGATLYVNLEPCNHTGRTPPCTEAVIRAGIRQVVVGMVDPDPRVSGSGIERLRQAGLDVVVGVEQDACQQLNEAFVQRITRQRPLGLLKYAMTLDGKSAAVGGHSAWITGSTARAAVHQLRSTCDAVVVGGSTVRHDNPRLTSHGHSSHNPLRVVMSRRLELPREANLWRTEDAPTAVFTGPEADPACRQILVAQGVEVISLPILTPRLVTEHLYQRGCATVLWECGGILAAQAIQDGVIDKLWAFVAPKLVGGVAAPSPIGDLGIHRMDLALPLKHTTWRSLGDDLLLEGYLDLQPKERVSPASSA
- a CDS encoding co-chaperone YbbN, whose amino-acid sequence is MPMSVGEAAFRTTVLESDLPVLVHFWAPWCGLCKLITPVLQSFQAEWEGHIKLVDVNADENLRLANAYRLSSLPTLLMFEQGEVCQRVESFRGKEDLRLVLDAFMRHRELTYDIPRLVRIYP
- a CDS encoding AarF/ABC1/UbiB kinase family protein; amino-acid sequence: MVATDPAFTGTYDAAAIARYFRWRLGTLAWRILQISWWLGTFVLGLQLDQWLGREEQNRPRRAVQLRQVLTNLGPTFIKVGQALSTRPDLVRQDFLDELTKLQDQLPPFPTDEAMAIVEAELSYSPEEIFSHLSPLPVAAASLGQVYRGRLFTGEEVAVKVQRPYLRPVLCRDLYLMRWAAQWLGNFLPLNLGHDLTLIVDEFGTKLFEEIDYLNEGRNAERFAANFKDDPTVKVPVIYWPYCSQRVLTLEWIDGCKLTDTESLKQDNLDPDQLIEIGVTAGLRQLLEFGFFHADPHPGNLFALADGRMAYIDFGMMDQLDQVTKETLVDAVVHLINQDFDSLGRDFVKLGFLTPETDLGPIIPALQRVLGGALGARVGDFNFKTITDQFSELMYEYPFRVPAKFALIIRSLVTQEGLALSLNPNFKIINVAYPYVARRLLVGETPALRQRLLEVLFQDGQLQWQRLENMLAIAQGDTGFDLLPTAGMGIRYLMSEEGVHLRQMIVLALTEDDRLHTQEVQRLWSLVKDDISLERVLGVAWGALASYSLERAEQLVPVVGDLRQVLRS
- a CDS encoding EamA family transporter, producing MGPSDHLPDANLAQPEPQSAEAILRVLGHDLETLRHQIAGYLSEDIAQLQAKKQRLMADIEALEGDFESLQAQHRQLQTTYAEGLSQQQIAQQQAWAKRLAIALATHLQGRLETALTTAQPNTLQAAPYEAAIPPLTNASQRLAALDATLHSTLASLQHDLTSYQSSISQQLNRMQSVEQQGEAILEALVARLSQQLQSQMVTAPARTGYSPLAPAPSGTSAGPALPPNPNRGPQPSPAQPGEAAAPPSHARLGYATAQPPQPLRQPRSKTSPQEPLSPGAPEATALETSSPSALPDLQLGLLMVVLSTLALSLHNVIVGVIGYGALLLGQIPVAAVLPLTIPSSLLLLWLRMVVVVPLLALVAPRIYPHVGRDLRQIFQSADRRPLVQVIASGGFLFLSQVLIYKAIADVGPGVAVTLLFMYPLITVPLAWFLFGDRPTPLRLVVMFAISMGIVFTALPRIYSDLSGDSVSLWGVGAALLASIAFALFLVSMQLCFKRLHPVPVSLLQFSTIFILTSLILIVGSFFGLDPGEPTRPLGLYIGAGLLGLLTLLGYLFNNYGVKLLGASQASIVAASGPVVTAILAYLITPGEKSALLFIQWMGVILVTLGVISLSLERLASQRRQAKRRSAVPANTGQWP
- a CDS encoding PAS domain-containing sensor histidine kinase, with product MARLRPTLQSLGDFLTARLSKRIAYWVFVSIVVIEGVILVPSVMRRERELLNYLRALSTAQAFGRLDEATLATLEDRMLIDYLQAIQTNRVILGGAIYDLAGTQVGGFGEMPQLTLAESQRRAMAGRYFRRQQRYDAPWDMPPLRDRYVLIVRHDARGVQREFFAFIGRIVGLVVIISVFVTGATLVVLRQLVITPIMLLRQDLTTAGRAIGDDSDTQSLAFASLPYARADELGDVIAAFEQMFGQITAAVATRKQSEMRFRTLVEQAADAFFVVDGAGQIVDVNRNACDSLGYSREDLLQRSVSDIQTTHSQADFAALWQRLRPGQPQTLEGWHQRQDGSSFPVEVRLGLLILGEERYGLALARDISDRKVAAAAQARLAEIGELAAMIVHEVRNPLNTVLLGLNSFRSLELPERFQTRLSLALEESERLQKLLNGILMYAREPTLTLESLEINGLVEHLATALGHDRGESPPLRVTTLPYPVMVKGDRDQLKQVFINLVANAQEADPAGAVTWVVQPPTPGQVTVTIHNGGAPIAPELLPRLTQPFFTTKPSGNGLGLAITKRIVEAHRGQLTITSTAAGTAVMVTLPLAIARLSPQGQAIVQRPSVDRPSVDRPSKRRPDREP